DNA from Stigmatella erecta:
CCTGCCGGAGGCGTGGGACTACGGCGCGGGCGTGGCCCTCATCCATGACGAGGACGCGGCGGCCTCGGTCAGCTTCGGCCGGGCGCGCCGCACGCTGTCCGTCTCCACCACGGAGGGCCAGGCGCGCATCGGCTTCGGCGGCGACATGCCCCTGCTGCGCGACGTGCCCGGGCTGGACTCGCTGGCCCCGGCGGCCCAGCGCGCCGCCCACCCCTTCTGGGCCCTGGCGCGAGGGCTCTTCAGCGCCGAGGGCCTGGGCACCTGCTTCCTGGAAGGGCACCGGGTGTCCGCCGGCAGCATGAGCCCCGAGTCCAACATCGTCTCGGTGTTCCGGGGCGCGCTCGGGCTGTCCATCGAGAACGAGTTCGGCGAGTCCTCCTGGCACGACCACGCCTACTGCGCGATTGCCCGCCACCCCGAGGCGCTGGTGCGCTGGCGGCGGGTGCGCGAGCCGGCGGTGCGCGCCACGGTGGGCGATACCTGCCCGCGGTGCCAGGGACGGCTGGAGGACGCGGACCTGCCCAGCCTGGCCGCGCTGGCCCAGCGAAGGACGACGGCCACGCTGGGCGGCTTCCTGCGCCTGCGGTGCACGCTCTGCACCACGCTCTACCGCACCTCGGGGCGGCGCTTCGTGGACATGGGCTCCGGCCAGGTGTCCTACTCCGATCGGATGCCCTGAGCGGCGCTACCGTTCCGCCCACGCATCGCCTAGTGTCCCCGGCCGACATGCGCCGTGCTCCGCTCGTCCCGCTCCTGCTCGCGGCCCTGGCGCTCTCCGGGTGCCCGCGCGCCAGCCGTCCCCCGAGGCCCACCCTGCCCGAGGCCGCGCGGGAGCTCCTGTCCGCCATCGAGCAAGAGGGGGCCCTGGCCGGGGCCCTCGTGGTGGATGCCCAGACGGGCCAGCCGCTCTTCGCGCACCGCGAGCACGTGCGCCTGCTGCCCGCCTCGACGATGAAGCTGGTGTCCACCTCCTCGGCCCTGGCCGCGCTCGGGCCGGACTTCCGCTTCGTCACCCCCGTCTTCCTGGAGGGCACCCACCAGGGCCCCCTCTTCGAGGGCCAGCTGGTGGTGGAGTCCTCGGGGGACCCGTCGCTGGGCTCCTGGCGCTTCCCGGACACGGGCACTGCCTGCGAGCAGATCGCCGAGGCGCTCTGGGGCCGGGGCATCCGCCAGTGGCGGGGCGCGCTGCGCGTCCAGGCCCCCGACACGGACGTGGAGGGGCCGCTGGGGCCGGGCTGGGCCTGGGACGATGCCGCGTACGCCATGAGCGCGCCCCCCACGCCCTTCGTCTTCCGGGAGAACGTGGTGGACCTGGCGCTGATGCGCCCCGATGGAACGGCCTGCGCCGAGCCGCCCACCGTCCAGGTCTCTCCGCCGTTCGCCACCTTCCCCACCACCCTGCGGCTCGACACCAGCGCCGCGAAGCCCGGCCTGGCCTGCCTCCGGGCCCGGGGCGCCCCGGGGGTCCAGTGCGTGTGGCGCTCGGCCTCGGACCAGTGCCCCCGGACGGCCTCCCTGCGCCTGTCCATCGAGGATCCCCAGGCCCTCTTCACCGCCTGCGTGGAGGACGCGCTCGCGCGCAAGGGCCTCACCCGCCTTCCTGCCCGGGGCGCCGCCGCCAGCCTCCCCGCGCAGACCCGCCAGAGCCTGCTGGAGCTGATCAGCCCGCCGCTCAGCGAGCTGGTGAAGGCGACCAACAAGGAATCCCTCAACCTCTACGCGGACCGGCTGGGCCTGCGCTTCGCGCGCGAGCGCACGGGCACCGAGAGCTTCTCCGCCCTGCGCGCGGCCTTGGGCGAGGAGCTGGCCCGGCGCGGCATCTCCTCCCGGGAGCTGCGGCCCGTGGATGGCAGCGGCCTGTCGCGCTACAACCTCGCCTCGCCCCGGGGGCTGGTGCAGGTGCTCTTCACGGGCCTGCGGGAGTCCTACGGCCCCGCGCTCGCGGACAGCCTGCCCATCGCCGGGGTGGACGGGACGCTGGCCAACCGCCGCCTGTCGGCGCAGAGCCTGGGGCGCATCCGGGCCAAGACGGGCACGCTCTCCAGCCAGAAGGCCTTCGTGGGCATCGCCGAGCGCCCCGGAGACCCAGCCCACCCCCGCGTGGTCTTCGCCCTGATGCTGGGCAACATGGACGAGCAGCCCGCGCTCTCGGCCAACGAAGTGTTCGACCAGTTCGCGGAGGCGCTGATCCACCTGCCGCTTCAGTAGTCCTCACCCCTCACCGCCGCCAGGAGTCCTGCTTGTCCTCCAAGCTCACCCTCGCCTCGTTCGCGTTGTTGCTGCCGTTCGCCACGCTGGCCGCCCGGGCCGCCAGTGCGCCCAAGCCTCCCGTGGCGGAGAAGAAGCCCGTGGTGGACACCTACCACGGCACCGCCGTGGAGGATCCGTACCAGTGGCTCGAGTCCAACGAGCCCGCGGTGCAGGACTGGACGCAGGGGCAGAACGCCCATACCCGGGCGGTGCTGGACAAGCTGCCCGGGCGCGAGGCAATCCGCCAGCGTGTCAGCACGCTGCTCGGCTGGGAATCTCCGGGCTACTTCTTCCTGACGAAGGCGGGGGGCACGCTGCTGGCGCTCAAGAGCCAGCCGCCCCGGCAACAGCCGCTGCTGGTGGTGCTGGGCACCGGGGGAGACCTGGCCGGCGAGCGCGTCCTGCTGGACCCGATGGAGCTGGACCCCTCCGGGCAGACGGCCATCGACTTCTACAAGCCCTCGCGGGACGGCCAGAAGGTGGCCATCTCCCTGTCGAAGAACGGCACGGAGAGCGGGGATGTCCACATCTACGACGTGGCCACGGGCAAGCCGCTGCCCGGCGAGGTGGTGCCCCGGGTGAACGGCG
Protein-coding regions in this window:
- the dacB gene encoding D-alanyl-D-alanine carboxypeptidase/D-alanyl-D-alanine endopeptidase translates to MRRAPLVPLLLAALALSGCPRASRPPRPTLPEAARELLSAIEQEGALAGALVVDAQTGQPLFAHREHVRLLPASTMKLVSTSSALAALGPDFRFVTPVFLEGTHQGPLFEGQLVVESSGDPSLGSWRFPDTGTACEQIAEALWGRGIRQWRGALRVQAPDTDVEGPLGPGWAWDDAAYAMSAPPTPFVFRENVVDLALMRPDGTACAEPPTVQVSPPFATFPTTLRLDTSAAKPGLACLRARGAPGVQCVWRSASDQCPRTASLRLSIEDPQALFTACVEDALARKGLTRLPARGAAASLPAQTRQSLLELISPPLSELVKATNKESLNLYADRLGLRFARERTGTESFSALRAALGEELARRGISSRELRPVDGSGLSRYNLASPRGLVQVLFTGLRESYGPALADSLPIAGVDGTLANRRLSAQSLGRIRAKTGTLSSQKAFVGIAERPGDPAHPRVVFALMLGNMDEQPALSANEVFDQFAEALIHLPLQ